The following are encoded in a window of Gossypium raimondii isolate GPD5lz chromosome 13, ASM2569854v1, whole genome shotgun sequence genomic DNA:
- the LOC105783755 gene encoding uncharacterized protein LOC105783755 isoform X1, which translates to MLHQLFKQRENPKIKFIFHITETAIRVIHIVLHSKKTNPNFFFFFRNLSKTRTIRSAIAEILVKKKKKKDRGNMKDDEEFEMLLDEIPHATSHHHHHHHLQKKHDDNNIHHHVNGSFHGMYGLMYDGTSSHYHKHTCVSPVSGFSLHSDGSSSSLFSNDGQQSLSENGSPTPPALEDLKPHLPNALLMDSAVRNKGGSEGGLIGELGLCRNRSKMYISNDQEKVDPSFRDFVGIQPTVPMSVPLSFNGGFNMAFSNDALGSHQGMSCLNGAMRSPWQKGDSVLNLSTSLSKLSVNDALVHGSPRLIQATPRVSVENLLHHGLPSPSNGMVRAHSNARIPHEGLEAFATEDSFIIQGKGLNYMINKGLDCCSREQNKGSLQEVDANKRQERRSLSSQLDGWSHIAAVCGNVTNAKLYSHFSLPPKCSSLAEARGYVYLIAKDQHGCRFLQRVFDEGSQLDVQIIFKEIIDHVVELMMNPFGNYLMQKLLEVCNEEQRMQILLMVTEEPGQLVRISLNTHGTRVVQKLIETLKTRQQISLVISALEPGFLSLIKDLNGNHVVQRCLQCLSSEDNKFIFVAAAKYCVDIATHQHGCCVLQRCISHSTGEYRDKLVEEISTNGLLLAQDAYGNYVVQFILELKIPSATSTLVSQFQGNYVHLSSQKFSSHVVEKCLVVLNDESRSRIIRELLSATHFERLLQDPHANYVVQTALRVSEGPLHNSLIEAIESRKAISRNSPYSKRIFSQKLLKK; encoded by the exons ATGCTTCACCAACTCTTCAAACAAAgagaaaacccaaaaattaaattcatttttcatatcACTGAAACTGCAATTCGTGTAATTCATATTGTTCTTCACTCAAAGAAAACCAACcccaattttttctttttttttcgaaatCTGAGCAAAACCCGGACGATAAGAAGTG CCATAGCTGAGATTttggtgaagaagaagaagaagaaagatagaGGAAACATGAAGGACGATGAGGAGTTTGAAATGTTGTTAGATGAGATCCCTCATGCAACAtcacatcatcatcatcatcatcatctgcaAAAAAaacatgatgataataatattcATCATCATGTGAATGGGTCATTTCATGGCATGTATGGTCTTATGTATGATGGTACATCAAGTCATTATCATAAGCATACATGTGTTTCTCCTGTAAGCGGTTTCTCTTTACACTCAGATGGTTCTTCCTCGAGTCTGTTTTCTAATGATGGACAGCAGTCTTTGTCTGAAAATGGATCACCAACTCCACCGGCATTAGAGGACCTTAAGCCACACTTGCCTAATGCACTGCTGATGGATTCAGCTGTTAGGAACAAGGGTGGCAGTGAGGGTGGCTTGATTGGTGAATTGGGTCTTTGTAGAAACCGTAGTAAAATGTATATTAGCAACGATCAAGAAAAAGTTGATCCCAGTTTTAGAGATTTTGTGGGAATTCAACCCACTGTTCCAATGAGTGTTCCATTGAGTTTTAATGGTGGGTTTAATATGGCATTTTCCAACGATGCTTTGGGTTCTCACCAGGGAATGAGTTGTTTGAATGGTGCAATGAGATCTCCATGGCAGAAAGGAGATTCTGTATTGAATTTAAGCACTTCTTTGAGTAAACTTTCAGTGAATGATGCTTTGGTCCATGGTTCTCCCAGGTTGATTCAAGCAACCCCTCGTGTAAGTGTTGAAAATCTGCTACATCATGGGCTACCATCACCATCCAATGGGATGGTTAGAGCACATTCTAATGCTAGAATCCCACATGAAGGTCTTGAGGCTTTTGCTACTGAGGATAGTTTCATTATCCAAGGAAAGGGTTTAAATTACATGATCAACAAGGGACTTGATTGTTGTTCTAGGGAGCAAAACAAAGGTTCTCTGCAGGAGGTTGATGCGAATAAGCGTCAAGAAAGAAGGTCATTGTCGTCACAGCTCGATGGTTGGTCTCATATTGCAGCCGTTTGTGGAAATGTTACGAATGCTAAGTTATATAGCCATTTCTCTTTGCCACCAAAGTGTAGCTCTTTGGCAGAAGCTCGCGGATACGTATACTTAATTGCAAAAGACCAACATGGCTGTAGGTTCTTACAACGGGTATTCGATGAGGGTTCCCAACTGGATGtgcaaataatatttaaggaGATCATTGATCATGTGGTTGAACTTATGATGAACCCTTTTGGGAATTACCTCATGCAGAAGTTATTGGAAGTGTGTAATGAAGAACAGAGAATGCAGATTCTGTTAATGGTTACTGAAGAACCAGGGCAACTTGTTAGAATATCTCTCAACACTCATGG CACTCGTGTAGTTCAAAAGCTGATCGAGACTCTCAAAACCAGGCAGCAAATTTCACTGGTTATATCAGCACTTGAGCCTGGATTTCTATCTCTCATCAAGGACCTGAATGGAAATCATGTCGTGCAGCGTTGCTTGCAATGTCTTAGCAGTGAAGATAACAAG TTTATCTTTGTAGCTGCTGCAAAGTATTGCGTTGATATTGCAACTCATCAGCATGGCTGTTGCGTTTTGCAACGATGCATTAGCCATTCAACTGGTGAGTATCGAGATAAGTTGGTTGAAGAAATATCCACCAACGGGCTTTTACTAGCACAGGATGCATATGG AAATTATGTTGTTCAGTTTATCTTGGAGTTAAAAATCCCATCTGCCACTTCAACTTTGGTTTCTCAATTTCAAGGGAACTATGTACACCTCTCATCGCAAAAGTTCAGCAGTCATGTGGTTGAAAAGTGCCTCGTGGTATTAAATGATGAGAGCCGGTCAAGAATCATCCGTGAATTGCTCTCTGCAACACACTTCGAACGGTTGCTACAAGATCCGCATGCAAACTATGTTGTGCAAACTGCTCTCCGTGTTTCTGAG GGACCTCTGCACAACTCTCTCATTGAAGCAATCGAGTCCCGTAAGGCAATCTCGCGCAACAGCCCATATTCCAAGAGGATTTTCTCTCAGAAGCTTCTGAAGAAGTAA
- the LOC105783755 gene encoding uncharacterized protein LOC105783755 isoform X2 — protein sequence MLHQLFKQRENPKIKFIFHITETAIRVIHIVLHSKKTNPNFFFFFRNLSKTRTIRSAEILVKKKKKKDRGNMKDDEEFEMLLDEIPHATSHHHHHHHLQKKHDDNNIHHHVNGSFHGMYGLMYDGTSSHYHKHTCVSPVSGFSLHSDGSSSSLFSNDGQQSLSENGSPTPPALEDLKPHLPNALLMDSAVRNKGGSEGGLIGELGLCRNRSKMYISNDQEKVDPSFRDFVGIQPTVPMSVPLSFNGGFNMAFSNDALGSHQGMSCLNGAMRSPWQKGDSVLNLSTSLSKLSVNDALVHGSPRLIQATPRVSVENLLHHGLPSPSNGMVRAHSNARIPHEGLEAFATEDSFIIQGKGLNYMINKGLDCCSREQNKGSLQEVDANKRQERRSLSSQLDGWSHIAAVCGNVTNAKLYSHFSLPPKCSSLAEARGYVYLIAKDQHGCRFLQRVFDEGSQLDVQIIFKEIIDHVVELMMNPFGNYLMQKLLEVCNEEQRMQILLMVTEEPGQLVRISLNTHGTRVVQKLIETLKTRQQISLVISALEPGFLSLIKDLNGNHVVQRCLQCLSSEDNKFIFVAAAKYCVDIATHQHGCCVLQRCISHSTGEYRDKLVEEISTNGLLLAQDAYGNYVVQFILELKIPSATSTLVSQFQGNYVHLSSQKFSSHVVEKCLVVLNDESRSRIIRELLSATHFERLLQDPHANYVVQTALRVSEGPLHNSLIEAIESRKAISRNSPYSKRIFSQKLLKK from the exons ATGCTTCACCAACTCTTCAAACAAAgagaaaacccaaaaattaaattcatttttcatatcACTGAAACTGCAATTCGTGTAATTCATATTGTTCTTCACTCAAAGAAAACCAACcccaattttttctttttttttcgaaatCTGAGCAAAACCCGGACGATAAGAAGTG CTGAGATTttggtgaagaagaagaagaagaaagatagaGGAAACATGAAGGACGATGAGGAGTTTGAAATGTTGTTAGATGAGATCCCTCATGCAACAtcacatcatcatcatcatcatcatctgcaAAAAAaacatgatgataataatattcATCATCATGTGAATGGGTCATTTCATGGCATGTATGGTCTTATGTATGATGGTACATCAAGTCATTATCATAAGCATACATGTGTTTCTCCTGTAAGCGGTTTCTCTTTACACTCAGATGGTTCTTCCTCGAGTCTGTTTTCTAATGATGGACAGCAGTCTTTGTCTGAAAATGGATCACCAACTCCACCGGCATTAGAGGACCTTAAGCCACACTTGCCTAATGCACTGCTGATGGATTCAGCTGTTAGGAACAAGGGTGGCAGTGAGGGTGGCTTGATTGGTGAATTGGGTCTTTGTAGAAACCGTAGTAAAATGTATATTAGCAACGATCAAGAAAAAGTTGATCCCAGTTTTAGAGATTTTGTGGGAATTCAACCCACTGTTCCAATGAGTGTTCCATTGAGTTTTAATGGTGGGTTTAATATGGCATTTTCCAACGATGCTTTGGGTTCTCACCAGGGAATGAGTTGTTTGAATGGTGCAATGAGATCTCCATGGCAGAAAGGAGATTCTGTATTGAATTTAAGCACTTCTTTGAGTAAACTTTCAGTGAATGATGCTTTGGTCCATGGTTCTCCCAGGTTGATTCAAGCAACCCCTCGTGTAAGTGTTGAAAATCTGCTACATCATGGGCTACCATCACCATCCAATGGGATGGTTAGAGCACATTCTAATGCTAGAATCCCACATGAAGGTCTTGAGGCTTTTGCTACTGAGGATAGTTTCATTATCCAAGGAAAGGGTTTAAATTACATGATCAACAAGGGACTTGATTGTTGTTCTAGGGAGCAAAACAAAGGTTCTCTGCAGGAGGTTGATGCGAATAAGCGTCAAGAAAGAAGGTCATTGTCGTCACAGCTCGATGGTTGGTCTCATATTGCAGCCGTTTGTGGAAATGTTACGAATGCTAAGTTATATAGCCATTTCTCTTTGCCACCAAAGTGTAGCTCTTTGGCAGAAGCTCGCGGATACGTATACTTAATTGCAAAAGACCAACATGGCTGTAGGTTCTTACAACGGGTATTCGATGAGGGTTCCCAACTGGATGtgcaaataatatttaaggaGATCATTGATCATGTGGTTGAACTTATGATGAACCCTTTTGGGAATTACCTCATGCAGAAGTTATTGGAAGTGTGTAATGAAGAACAGAGAATGCAGATTCTGTTAATGGTTACTGAAGAACCAGGGCAACTTGTTAGAATATCTCTCAACACTCATGG CACTCGTGTAGTTCAAAAGCTGATCGAGACTCTCAAAACCAGGCAGCAAATTTCACTGGTTATATCAGCACTTGAGCCTGGATTTCTATCTCTCATCAAGGACCTGAATGGAAATCATGTCGTGCAGCGTTGCTTGCAATGTCTTAGCAGTGAAGATAACAAG TTTATCTTTGTAGCTGCTGCAAAGTATTGCGTTGATATTGCAACTCATCAGCATGGCTGTTGCGTTTTGCAACGATGCATTAGCCATTCAACTGGTGAGTATCGAGATAAGTTGGTTGAAGAAATATCCACCAACGGGCTTTTACTAGCACAGGATGCATATGG AAATTATGTTGTTCAGTTTATCTTGGAGTTAAAAATCCCATCTGCCACTTCAACTTTGGTTTCTCAATTTCAAGGGAACTATGTACACCTCTCATCGCAAAAGTTCAGCAGTCATGTGGTTGAAAAGTGCCTCGTGGTATTAAATGATGAGAGCCGGTCAAGAATCATCCGTGAATTGCTCTCTGCAACACACTTCGAACGGTTGCTACAAGATCCGCATGCAAACTATGTTGTGCAAACTGCTCTCCGTGTTTCTGAG GGACCTCTGCACAACTCTCTCATTGAAGCAATCGAGTCCCGTAAGGCAATCTCGCGCAACAGCCCATATTCCAAGAGGATTTTCTCTCAGAAGCTTCTGAAGAAGTAA